One Desulfobulbaceae bacterium DNA window includes the following coding sequences:
- a CDS encoding cyclic nucleotide-binding domain-containing protein yields the protein MDLNELVVILQKIDLFSSFTNDELVSFARSIEELKIEPQTVLFEEGAAGRDMFVLLDGQLQILKENRTITTISPIDYIGEMSIIEDKPRSATVISNTSARLLKITSAQFQKFFSTQPKSLVSMMKTLSRRIRYDTELLAQEFEKANILIHDMRNAITGLLLLDLLETQGMPESQKRFIELMQKSRQHLTEMSNEALSNAKRLHFCPTLESNSLPEIIHDIQEAAFVHPDLKNKQIVAEIDSDFPEFPFYKIDISRAIINLVINAGQASKAGDPILIKLYQQDNQAVVKIIDKGCGIPAEIHSKIFLPHFTTKDSGNGFGLASCKQIIEVKHKGKLSLESPPGCGTTFTFTLPLSPEGFPPQTAIL from the coding sequence ATGGATCTTAATGAGTTAGTAGTCATTCTCCAAAAAATTGACCTTTTCAGCTCATTTACAAATGATGAACTTGTCAGTTTTGCACGTTCAATTGAAGAACTGAAAATAGAACCGCAAACAGTTCTTTTTGAGGAAGGTGCTGCTGGTCGAGACATGTTTGTCCTTCTTGATGGCCAATTACAGATTCTTAAGGAAAACCGTACCATAACAACTATTTCGCCAATTGATTATATTGGTGAAATGTCAATCATTGAGGATAAACCTAGGTCTGCAACGGTCATATCGAACACTTCGGCAAGACTTCTTAAGATCACATCCGCTCAGTTTCAAAAGTTTTTTTCTACGCAGCCGAAATCACTGGTTTCCATGATGAAGACGCTCAGTCGTCGTATTCGTTATGACACCGAGCTCTTAGCTCAGGAATTTGAGAAGGCAAACATCCTGATCCATGATATGCGTAATGCCATTACAGGATTACTTCTGCTTGACCTGCTTGAAACTCAGGGTATGCCGGAGTCTCAAAAACGGTTTATAGAGTTAATGCAAAAAAGCCGACAACACCTCACCGAAATGAGCAATGAGGCCCTGTCTAATGCCAAACGCCTGCATTTTTGTCCAACTCTTGAGAGCAACTCTTTGCCGGAAATCATACATGATATTCAAGAGGCGGCTTTCGTTCACCCTGATTTAAAAAACAAACAGATAGTCGCAGAAATTGACTCGGACTTTCCAGAGTTCCCCTTTTACAAAATTGATATCTCCAGGGCCATTATCAATCTTGTTATTAATGCAGGGCAAGCCAGTAAGGCAGGAGATCCGATCTTAATTAAACTCTACCAGCAAGACAATCAGGCCGTTGTAAAGATAATAGATAAAGGCTGTGGCATTCCTGCCGAAATTCATTCAAAAATTTTCCTGCCGCATTTTACTACTAAAGATAGCGGAAATGGTTTTGGACTTGCGTCCTGCAAGCAGATCATAGAGGTTAAACACAAAGGGAAGCTGTCACTTGAGTCACCTCCAGGTTGCGGCACAACCTTCACCTTTACCCTTCCACTCTCTCCCGAAGGATTTCCACCCCAAACTGCCATTTTATGA
- a CDS encoding peptidyl-prolyl cis-trans isomerase: MQLNRSLHVFTCVLLSLLLFTACSKKAEETETTAKKETQSVDTSPEATTPVASINGFTISNVELDKELTRIQQRFYTSANMSDAQKNQVKGEILKILINNELFYQASQELEISPTDEEIDLGLKSALEQYPNTDAFNNTFTREDIIKKIAVEKFISEAFSDKTIITDEQANSYYQENIADFTRPEQVFTSQIHVPFTAQSDQAQKQQALETINNIQEQLKAGKAFAELAEQYNEGKQKLPGGQLGYIVRGQLDPVLETALFALEENQFSDVIETANGYYIVTISDKKPLYVFPFDEISEKLKAYLKQKEVQKKIDTFITTQRETAKIEIFL, translated from the coding sequence ATGCAATTAAATCGATCTTTACATGTATTCACATGTGTACTGCTTTCACTGTTACTATTCACAGCCTGTTCAAAGAAAGCAGAAGAAACAGAGACAACCGCCAAAAAAGAAACTCAGAGTGTTGACACCAGTCCAGAAGCAACAACTCCGGTGGCTTCTATAAACGGTTTCACAATTTCCAATGTGGAGCTTGACAAGGAATTAACCCGTATACAGCAGCGTTTCTATACTTCTGCCAACATGTCTGACGCTCAAAAAAATCAGGTAAAGGGTGAGATTTTAAAAATACTCATAAACAATGAACTGTTCTATCAGGCCAGCCAGGAACTTGAAATTTCACCAACCGATGAAGAAATTGATCTAGGACTAAAAAGTGCTTTAGAACAATATCCCAACACCGATGCCTTTAATAATACCTTCACTCGTGAAGATATTATTAAAAAGATTGCGGTTGAAAAGTTCATCTCAGAGGCATTTTCTGATAAAACTATTATTACAGATGAACAGGCTAACAGCTATTACCAGGAGAATATTGCTGATTTCACTCGCCCGGAACAAGTCTTTACCAGCCAGATACACGTACCGTTTACCGCCCAGTCAGATCAAGCTCAAAAACAACAAGCCCTTGAAACAATAAACAACATACAAGAACAGCTCAAGGCAGGAAAAGCCTTTGCCGAACTTGCTGAACAATATAACGAGGGTAAACAGAAACTGCCAGGCGGCCAACTCGGCTATATTGTCCGTGGCCAGTTAGACCCTGTTTTAGAAACTGCACTATTTGCCTTAGAAGAAAATCAGTTCAGCGACGTTATTGAAACAGCTAACGGCTACTACATCGTTACCATAAGTGATAAAAAGCCACTCTACGTTTTTCCTTTTGACGAAATTTCTGAAAAATTAAAGGCGTATTTAAAACAAAAAGAAGTTCAGAAAAAAATTGATACGTTCATAACAACACAACGAGAAACAGCTAAGATAGAGATATTTCTCTAA
- a CDS encoding protein kinase, producing MTAELESFTEIGRYVVEEKVGQGSMGEVYKARDHRINRVVAIKTLRLNKLKTEESRQQARNFFLREARIYGKLNYNHIAAIYDMGIHKGSPYLVMEFIEGNDLKTIISNKIEYSTAKKVEILSFLARALHYAHQRGVLHRDIKPANIMLLDNDSPKITDFGIAQVMEISGDQTLLEAQAEDSEILGTPHYMSPEHIYSTEFTCQSDLFSLGIVAYEWLSNGHRPFVASNMKSLLKAIVGKREESLLSLGAADEELSAIISKALAKKCADRYHTAEDFADALELYLNSIEMRVNESLPSMTSVEKSQIIQRLKEKYVFFADFTNEEVSIIFKLSQKKKFIAGEYIIREGTVGTKMYVIISGLVSIQKEISGQDIEIDQVGQGTCVGEMAIIDKLERSASVIALEPTIAIAINETVLRLSNPAICLKLYRNLAAMLSERLRANDIRLKELLATQ from the coding sequence ATGACGGCAGAACTTGAATCATTTACAGAAATAGGACGCTATGTCGTTGAGGAAAAGGTTGGCCAGGGGTCTATGGGAGAGGTTTACAAGGCCCGTGACCACCGTATTAACCGAGTTGTAGCAATTAAGACCCTGCGTCTCAACAAACTAAAAACCGAAGAATCCAGACAGCAGGCTAGAAATTTTTTCCTGCGAGAAGCGCGTATTTATGGAAAGCTTAATTACAACCATATTGCTGCTATTTATGACATGGGCATCCATAAAGGTTCCCCGTATCTCGTTATGGAATTCATAGAGGGTAACGATCTCAAGACCATCATTTCCAATAAGATTGAATATTCAACTGCCAAAAAAGTAGAAATTTTATCATTTCTGGCTCGCGCTCTTCATTATGCCCATCAGCGTGGTGTTTTGCACCGTGATATCAAACCAGCCAATATAATGCTGCTCGATAATGACTCACCAAAAATCACTGATTTTGGCATTGCCCAGGTTATGGAAATATCAGGTGACCAAACTTTATTAGAAGCTCAGGCAGAAGACAGTGAGATTCTTGGCACCCCCCACTATATGTCACCTGAGCATATATATTCCACCGAGTTCACCTGTCAGTCCGATCTCTTTTCTTTGGGGATTGTGGCTTATGAATGGCTTTCAAATGGTCACCGGCCATTTGTGGCCAGCAACATGAAGAGCTTACTTAAAGCAATTGTTGGTAAACGCGAGGAGTCTCTTCTCAGTCTTGGTGCAGCCGACGAAGAGTTATCTGCTATAATTTCCAAAGCACTGGCCAAAAAATGTGCTGATCGGTATCATACTGCCGAAGATTTTGCTGACGCTCTTGAGTTATACCTTAACTCCATTGAGATGCGTGTTAATGAAAGCCTGCCGTCAATGACTTCCGTTGAAAAGAGTCAAATCATCCAACGGTTGAAGGAAAAATATGTGTTTTTTGCTGATTTCACCAATGAGGAAGTTTCAATAATTTTTAAGCTTTCTCAAAAGAAAAAGTTTATTGCAGGCGAGTATATAATTCGAGAAGGTACTGTCGGTACCAAGATGTATGTTATCATATCCGGCCTGGTCTCAATTCAAAAAGAGATATCCGGCCAAGATATTGAGATCGATCAAGTTGGTCAGGGAACATGTGTAGGTGAAATGGCTATAATTGATAAACTTGAACGTTCAGCTTCTGTTATCGCTCTTGAGCCAACCATTGCCATTGCCATCAATGAGACAGTCTTACGTCTCTCAAACCCTGCCATCTGCCTCAAACTTTACAGAAATCTTGCGGCAATGCTCTCTGAACGGCTCAGAGCTAATGATATTAGGCTCAAAGAACTCCTGGCAACACAATAA
- a CDS encoding aldehyde dehydrogenase — protein MAVSIAINGFGRIGRQLARLILSESYPTISLKAVNTLENLHVAAHLLKYDSSYSTYPLPITVESNKLIINNRPVSWLNEPDPDNLSWSDHNIDIVIECSGTNSSRRAGKHINSGAQKVVITAASRNPDITLCMGVNHTQYDSSKHHIISGSSCTTNCIAPIAKILNDKLGIVSSLATIIHSYTNTQNILDNAHDDLRRARAATRNLIPTQTSAVWQIPEVIPQLLGKFDGLAIRVPTPLMHLADVSFLLSQPTSRDELVSLFEDASLNAYKNIVALNAEPLVSTDFIGSSYSSIIDLENIHCNQNLVKLLLWHDNEHAYCCRILDLVRYIGSYLKKHH, from the coding sequence GACTGATTTTATCTGAATCGTACCCGACAATTTCGCTTAAAGCCGTAAATACTTTAGAAAATTTACACGTTGCCGCACACCTTCTAAAATACGACAGCAGCTACTCGACCTACCCTCTTCCTATTACTGTTGAATCAAATAAGCTCATCATTAACAACAGACCTGTTTCATGGCTTAACGAGCCCGATCCTGACAACCTGTCGTGGTCGGACCACAACATCGATATAGTCATCGAATGCAGCGGCACAAACTCATCAAGGCGGGCGGGAAAACATATCAATTCAGGTGCACAAAAAGTTGTTATTACCGCTGCCTCACGGAACCCCGACATAACACTTTGCATGGGTGTCAATCACACTCAGTACGACAGCTCAAAACATCATATTATCAGTGGATCAAGCTGCACAACAAACTGTATTGCCCCAATCGCTAAAATACTCAATGATAAACTTGGTATAGTTTCGAGCCTGGCAACTATTATCCATTCATATACCAACACCCAAAATATTTTAGACAATGCTCATGATGACTTGCGACGGGCAAGAGCTGCGACCAGGAACCTGATCCCCACTCAAACAAGTGCTGTTTGGCAGATCCCGGAGGTTATTCCCCAACTACTGGGTAAGTTTGATGGTTTAGCGATTCGGGTTCCTACACCACTCATGCATCTGGCCGATGTCTCCTTTCTACTTTCACAACCGACAAGCCGAGATGAACTTGTCAGTCTGTTTGAAGATGCCTCGCTCAATGCCTATAAGAATATAGTCGCCTTGAACGCTGAGCCACTTGTGAGTACAGACTTTATCGGCAGCAGCTATTCTTCAATCATAGATCTGGAAAACATTCATTGTAACCAGAATCTTGTAAAGCTTTTACTCTGGCACGACAATGAACATGCCTATTGCTGTAGAATTCTTGATCTTGTGCGCTATATTGGCAGTTATTTGAAGAAGCACCATTGA